The Pseudomonas protegens genome contains the following window.
GCCAGGTCCGAGTGCTCGATCAGGTAGGCGCCGTGCTTGTGGTAGTGGTAGTGGGCGATATCCAGGCCCACTTCGTGGACCTTGGCGGCCCAGCCCAGCAGTTCGCGCCAGACGCCGTCTTCCAGGTCCCAGTCCGCGGCGACCTGGTCGAAGGCGCGCAGGGCCTTGCCCTCGACGCGCGAGGCCTGTTCCAGGTCGACGTGGTAGCGCTCCATCAGCGAGCTGAGGGTGCGTTCGCGGACGTCTTCGTGGTGGTGACGACCCAGCAGGTCGTAGAGCACGCCTTCACGCAGGGCGCCTTCGCAGTGGTCCATGCGTTGCAGTTCCAGGGCGTCGAAGATGGCTTCGAGAATCGCCAGGCCCGCCGGGAAGATCGCCCGGCGGTCGGGCTTGATGCCTTCGAAGTCGATCTTCTCGGCATCCCCCAGCTTGAACAGCTTTCGCTTGAGCCAGGCCAGGCCCTCGGCGTTGACCTCGCCACTGCCCTGGCCGCCGGCCTTGAGGGCCAGGCCGATGGCGCGGATGGTTCCGGACGAGCCGATGGCTTCGTCCCAGGTCAGGCGATGCAGGGCATGTTCGATGCTCATGATCTCCAGGCGCGCGGCGGTGTAGGCCTGGGCGTAGCGGGCCGGGGTGATCTTGCCGTCGCGGAAGTAGCGCTGGGTAAAGCTCACGCAACCCATCTGCAGGCTCTCGCGCAGCAGGGGCTCGAAGCGCTGGCCGATGATGAATTCGGTACTGCCGCCGCCGATGTCGGCCACCAGGCGCTTGCCCGGGGTATCGGCGAGGGTGTGGGACACCCCGAGGTAGATCAGGCGGGCCTCTTCACGGCCGGAGATGACCTCCACCGGGTGGCCGAGGATCTCTTCGGCGCGGCGAATGAACTCGCCACGGTTGCGCGCCTCGCGCAGGGCGTTGGTGCCGACGATACGCACGGTGCCCGGCGGCATGCCGTTGATCAGTTGGGCGAAGCGCTTGAGGCAGTCGAGCCCGCGCTGCATGGATTCTTCGTTGAGCTGGCGTTCTTCGTCGATGCCGGCGGCCAGTTGAACCTTTTCTCCGAGCCGCTCGAGAATGCGGATTTCACCGTTCCGGGCCTTGGCCACGACCATGTGAAAGCTGTTGGAGCCCAGATCGATCGCGGCGATCAGGGACAGATTCTTGGCTTGGGATTGGGGCATGGTTGGGGGTCTCGGTCGATAACCTCGCCATCCTGCCACGATCAACGGCCTGCGCCAACGCGCAGTGTCCAATGCGTTGATTCAACGCACAAAACCCGTGGCAGGCGATGCTCTCGCTGTTTGCCGGCCAGCCGGCTGTTGCGAACGAGCCGCCTCAAGCCGGCTCGGTGCTGCCGATGAAGTTCGCCAGTTCGGCGGTCTGCGGGTTGGCGAACAGTAGTTTCGGATCGCCCACTTCGTGGACCTTGCCCTGGTGCATGAACACCAGTTTGTCGCCGACCTCCCGGGCAAAGCGCATTTCATGGGTGACCATGATCAGGGTCATGCCGTCCCGGGCCAGCTGGCGCACCACGCTGAGCACTTCATTGACCAGCTCCGGATCCAGGGCCGAGGTGATCTCGTCGCACAGCAGCACCTTGGGCGACATCGCCAGGGCCCGGGCAATGGCGACCCGTTGCTGCTGGCCGCCGGACAGCCGATCTGGAAACGCATCGAACTTCTCCGCCAGGCCGACCCGGGCCAGCATCTGCCGCGCCAGCTCGGCAGCCCGGGCCTTGGGCACCTTTTGCACCACTTGCGGGGCGAGCATCACGTTCTCGCCCACGCTCAGGTGAGGGAACAGGTTGAACTGCTGGAACACCATGCCGACCTTCTGACGCAGGCTGCGCAGATCGGCGCGGGCGGCGTCCAGGTATTCGCCGTCGACCTCGATCACCCCGTCGTTGATCGACTCCAGGCCGTTGAGGGTGCGCAGCAGGGTGCTCTTGCCCGAGCCGCTGCGCCCGATGATCGCCACCACCTGGCCTTCCTCGATGCTCAGGTCGATGCCTTTGAGCACATGGTGGTCGCCGTAGTATTTATGCAGGGCGGAAATTCTAAGCAGAGGCATGCAGTCTCCTTTCCAGGTAGCGGGCACTGAGGGACAGGGGGTAGCAGAGCAGGAAGTAACCGAGGGCCACCAGGCCGTAGACCATGAAGGGCTCGAAGGTGGCGTTGGCCAGCATGCTGCCGGTCTTGGTCAGCTCGGTGAAACCGATGATCGAGGTCACCGCGGTGCCTTTGACCACTTGCACCGAGAAGCCCACGGTGGGCGCCACGGCGATACGCAGCGCTTGCGGCAGGATTACGTAGCGCAGTTGCTCATAGGAATTGAGCGCCAGGCTCGACGAGGCTTCCCACTGCCCATGGGGAATCGACTCGACGCAACCGCGCCAGATCTCCGCCAGGTAGGCGCTGGTGAACAGGGTCAGGGCGATGGCGGCGGCCAGCCAGGGCGAGATATCCACACCCAGCAGGGCGATGCCGAAGAACACCAGGAACAGCTGCATCAGCAGCGGTGTGCCCTGGAACAGTTCTATATAGAGGCGGGCGCAGGAGCGGGCCCAGCCCTTGTCGGAGATTCGCAGGGTCATGACCAGCAGGCCGATCAGGCCGCCGCCGACAAAGGCCACCAGGGACAGCAGCAGCGTCCATTGCAGGCCGCTGAGCAGGTTGCGCAGGATGTCCCAGAAACTGAAGTCGCTCATCGGCTGTTCCTCAGGATGTAGCGCTGGCCGATCCAGTTCAGCCACTGGCGGATCAGCAGGGCCATGCACAGGTAGATCAGGGTGGTCAGGGCGTAGGTTTCAAAGGCGCGGAAGTTGCGCGACTGGATGAAGTTGGCGGCGAAGCTCAGCTCTTCGGTGGCGATCTGCGAGCACACCGCAGAACCCAGCATGACGATGATGATCTGGCTGCACAGGGCCGGCCAGACCTTGCCCAGGGCCGGTAGCAGTACTACGTGGCGAAACGCCTCGAAGCGGCTCATGGCCAGGGCCGCGGCGGCTTCCAGCTGGCCCTTGGGAATCGCCTGGATGCCGGCGCGGATGATTTCCGTGGAATAGGCGCCGAGGTTGATCACCATGGCCAGCACCGCCGCCTGCCACTCGGAAATCTGCAGGCCCAGGGACGGCAGGCCGAAGAAGATGAAAAACAACTGCACCAGGAACGGGGTGTTGCGGATCAGCTCGACGTAGACGCCGAAGATCGTCGCCAGGGGCTGAATCCGCCAGGCCCGCACCAGGGCGCCAATGATCCCCAGGCTGACCCCGAGCAAGGTGCCGATGGCGGTCAGCTCCAGGGTGAACAGCGCGCCGCGCAGCAGCAGGCCGGTGTTTTCCAGCACCGGCAGGAAGTCGAACTGATAAGCCATGCTCAAGCTCCGGGCGGGCGGTCAAAGGTCGGCCGGCAGCGGCTCCTTGAGCCACTGCTGGGAGTTCTTCTCCAGGGCGCCGTCGGCCTTGGCGGCCGTGAGGATCTGGTTGACCTTGTCCAGCAGCTCCGGCTGGTTCTTGTTCACCCCGACGTAGACCGGCGAGTCCTTGAGCTTGATCTTCATCGCCGGGATGCGTTTCGGATTGCGCTGGCTGATGGCGACCATCACCACGTTGCCGCTGGCGATCAGGTCGACCTGGCCGGCGAGGTAGGCGGCGATGGTCGAGTTGTTGTCCTCGAAGCGCTTGATGGTCGCGCCCTGGGGCGCCACGGCGGTCAGTTCGATGTCCTCGATGGCGCCGCGGGTGACGCTGATGGTCTTGCCCTTGAGGTCGCCGAGGCTGGCGATGGCCGCGTCGGGCGGGCCGAACACCGCGAGGTAGAAGGGCGCGTAGGCTTTCGAGAAGTCGATGACCTTTTCCCGCTCGGGGTTCTTGCCGAGGCTGGAAATCACCAGGTCGACCTTGCCGGTGGTGAGGAACGGGATGCGGTTGGTGCTGTTGACCGGGGTCAGCTCCAGCTTGACCTTGAGTTGCTCGGCCAGCAGGCGTGCGGTGTCGATGTCCAGGCCGCGGGGCTGCATGTCCGGGCCCACCGAGCCGAACGGCGGGAAATCCTGGGGCACGGCCACCTTGAGGGTGCCGCGGGCGATCACCTCGTCCAGGGCGCTGGCCTGGGCCGGGGCCTGGCTCAGCAGCAGGCTGGCGAACAGGGCAGAGAGCAGGGCGCAACAGCGTTTGGTCATGGCGAATCTCCGCAAGTCTTGGGAAGTGAATGCTGTGTGGCGACAGAGCACAGGCCATGCCAAGACCCGGAAAAGGCCGTGGAACTGCGGTTTGCAGTGGCTTTTCGGTCTTACTGGTCTGAACAGTTGGAGGCCTTTTCGCACCTGGATCGAGCATCGCGGGGCCGCGCCGAACCCCCGTGGGGCACGACTTGCCGGGTTCGGCGAATAGCTTTACAAGGGAGCTTTTCCCGCACCGGTCAGCCGCCAATCCATGAACTCGATCACCCGTGCCGTACCCGAAGTGGCCCTGCAAGCCATTCGCCAATTGATCACCGAACGGGGCTTCGGTCCGGGGGATGCGCTGCCCTCGCAGCGGGAGCTGGCGGTGCAACTGGGGGTCAGCCGGGCGTCGCTGCGCGAGGCCTTGTCATCCTTGAGCGCCCTGGGGCTGATCAGTGTGCAGCCGGGCAAGGGGGTGTTCGTCCAGGCGCCGGAAACCCTGCCTGCCGGTGCCGGATTGAGCTGGCCGTTCGCCGCCCAGGCTTCGCCTGTGGATATCTTTCAGTTGCGTTATGCCCTGGAGGGGTTCGCTGCGGGCCTGGCGGCGGTGACCCTGACCGCCGATGAGCTGGATGTGCTGGAAGACAATGTGCAGGCCATGCGCCGTGAGTTGCGGGCCGGGGATTTCGAGGCGGCGGCGCGGCTGGACTTCGAGTTTCACCAGAAGATCCTCCTGGCCAGCGGCAATCAGGCGATGCTGAGCATCCTCAGCGCCAGTGCCGAGATCTTTCTGGAGAGTCAGAAGCTACCGTTCATCCGCCCCGAGCGGGCCATGGAAACCTGGCAAGAGCATCGCAAGATCCTCCGGGCCCTGGTCCGGCACGCTTGCGGAGCGGCGCAAAAGGCCATGCAGGAGCATGTGCGCAATGCGGCCCTGCGCACTGGAATCGCCTTCGTCACCCCCGCATCTTCCTGAGCTGAGCTATACCCAAACTCATGGGTCACCATAGTGAGAGTCAATCATCTCCGGCTTCCTGAACGCGGGAAGGGCAGATATGATGGGCCACGTTTTTTTGCTTACAACCTGGAGAATTCCATGAGCAGCGATCTTATCAAACACGTCAGCGACGCCAGCTTCGAGGCCGACGTACTCAAAGCCGAAGGCGCTGTACTGGTCGACTACTGGGCTGAGTGGTGCGGCCCATGCAAAATGATCGCTCCGGTTCTGGACGAAATTGCTGAAACCTACAAAGGCAAACTGACCGTCGCCAAGCTGAACATCGACGAAAACTCGGAAACCCCGGCCAAGCACGGCGTGCGTGGTATCCCGACTCTGATGCTGTTCAAGAACGGCAACGTCGAGGCCACCAAGGTCGGCGCACTGTCCAAGTCGCAATTGGCCGCTTTCCTCGACGCCAACATCTAAGCGTCGATTTCAGTGCCCTGGAAAAGCCCCGCAAAATGCGGGGCTTTTTCGTAATTGAGGGCTAGACGCTCCGAAACTCAGGTGTTACATTCGGCCCCGCACTGGTTTCTCCAGTGCCCCCTGCAAGCTGTCGCCGACGCTCTCCTTTTCGAATAAGTACGCGATCCTGTCGCCTTCTCTGCGGCGCGGCCTCATTAAGCCAAAAGCTTAATTTCCCCCCTCTATAAATGATTACGTCATTCCTATATGAATCTGACTGAACTCAAGCAAAAGCCGATTACCGAACTGCTCGAATTGGCCGAACAGATGGGCATAGAAAATATGGCCCGTTCGCGCAAGCAGGACGTGATTTTCTCCCTGCTGAAAAAGCACGCGAAAAGCGGTGAGGAAATCTCCGGTGATGGCG
Protein-coding sequences here:
- the trxA gene encoding thioredoxin TrxA encodes the protein MSSDLIKHVSDASFEADVLKAEGAVLVDYWAEWCGPCKMIAPVLDEIAETYKGKLTVAKLNIDENSETPAKHGVRGIPTLMLFKNGNVEATKVGALSKSQLAAFLDANI
- a CDS encoding amino acid ABC transporter permease; amino-acid sequence: MAYQFDFLPVLENTGLLLRGALFTLELTAIGTLLGVSLGIIGALVRAWRIQPLATIFGVYVELIRNTPFLVQLFFIFFGLPSLGLQISEWQAAVLAMVINLGAYSTEIIRAGIQAIPKGQLEAAAALAMSRFEAFRHVVLLPALGKVWPALCSQIIIVMLGSAVCSQIATEELSFAANFIQSRNFRAFETYALTTLIYLCMALLIRQWLNWIGQRYILRNSR
- a CDS encoding amino acid ABC transporter permease — translated: MSDFSFWDILRNLLSGLQWTLLLSLVAFVGGGLIGLLVMTLRISDKGWARSCARLYIELFQGTPLLMQLFLVFFGIALLGVDISPWLAAAIALTLFTSAYLAEIWRGCVESIPHGQWEASSSLALNSYEQLRYVILPQALRIAVAPTVGFSVQVVKGTAVTSIIGFTELTKTGSMLANATFEPFMVYGLVALGYFLLCYPLSLSARYLERRLHASA
- the ppx gene encoding exopolyphosphatase; protein product: MPQSQAKNLSLIAAIDLGSNSFHMVVAKARNGEIRILERLGEKVQLAAGIDEERQLNEESMQRGLDCLKRFAQLINGMPPGTVRIVGTNALREARNRGEFIRRAEEILGHPVEVISGREEARLIYLGVSHTLADTPGKRLVADIGGGSTEFIIGQRFEPLLRESLQMGCVSFTQRYFRDGKITPARYAQAYTAARLEIMSIEHALHRLTWDEAIGSSGTIRAIGLALKAGGQGSGEVNAEGLAWLKRKLFKLGDAEKIDFEGIKPDRRAIFPAGLAILEAIFDALELQRMDHCEGALREGVLYDLLGRHHHEDVRERTLSSLMERYHVDLEQASRVEGKALRAFDQVAADWDLEDGVWRELLGWAAKVHEVGLDIAHYHYHKHGAYLIEHSDLAGFSREDQQMLALLVRGHRRNIPKEKFAEFGDDGIKLIRLCVLLRFAILFHHIRGTQQMPQVSLRASGDQLDVEFPEHWLDENQLTQADFALEAEWLTRVGIVLNVR
- a CDS encoding FadR/GntR family transcriptional regulator — translated: MNSITRAVPEVALQAIRQLITERGFGPGDALPSQRELAVQLGVSRASLREALSSLSALGLISVQPGKGVFVQAPETLPAGAGLSWPFAAQASPVDIFQLRYALEGFAAGLAAVTLTADELDVLEDNVQAMRRELRAGDFEAAARLDFEFHQKILLASGNQAMLSILSASAEIFLESQKLPFIRPERAMETWQEHRKILRALVRHACGAAQKAMQEHVRNAALRTGIAFVTPASS
- a CDS encoding transporter substrate-binding domain-containing protein, which encodes MTKRCCALLSALFASLLLSQAPAQASALDEVIARGTLKVAVPQDFPPFGSVGPDMQPRGLDIDTARLLAEQLKVKLELTPVNSTNRIPFLTTGKVDLVISSLGKNPEREKVIDFSKAYAPFYLAVFGPPDAAIASLGDLKGKTISVTRGAIEDIELTAVAPQGATIKRFEDNNSTIAAYLAGQVDLIASGNVVMVAISQRNPKRIPAMKIKLKDSPVYVGVNKNQPELLDKVNQILTAAKADGALEKNSQQWLKEPLPADL
- a CDS encoding amino acid ABC transporter ATP-binding protein, translated to MPLLRISALHKYYGDHHVLKGIDLSIEEGQVVAIIGRSGSGKSTLLRTLNGLESINDGVIEVDGEYLDAARADLRSLRQKVGMVFQQFNLFPHLSVGENVMLAPQVVQKVPKARAAELARQMLARVGLAEKFDAFPDRLSGGQQQRVAIARALAMSPKVLLCDEITSALDPELVNEVLSVVRQLARDGMTLIMVTHEMRFAREVGDKLVFMHQGKVHEVGDPKLLFANPQTAELANFIGSTEPA